A genomic stretch from Panthera uncia isolate 11264 chromosome E3, Puncia_PCG_1.0, whole genome shotgun sequence includes:
- the SUN1 gene encoding SUN domain-containing protein 1 isoform X11 has protein sequence MDFSRLHMYTPPQCAPENTGYTYALSSSYSSDALTFETEHRLDPVFDSPRMSRRGLRLVTTTCATEDGQAGDAYSCASSTASLKDRAARTAKQRRSASKPAFSVHHASRQVVSSAVGQGGAGSLSGAACVRPSVLDESLIREQTKVDHFWGLDDDGDLKGGNKAAAQGNGDLAAETFRSNGYTCRDCILLSERKDTLTARSTAHGLSSRTYSRDESQKRESVSLKG, from the exons ATGGACTTTTCTCGGCTCCACATGTACACCCCTCCTCAGTGTGCGCCCGAGAACACTGGCTACACGTACGCACTCAG ttcgAGTTATTCGTCTGATGCTCTGACTTTTGAGACTGAGCACAGATTGGACCCTGTGTTCGATTCTCCAAGAATGTCCCGCCGCGGTTTGCGCCTGGTCACCACCACCTGCGCCACTGAGGACGGCCAGGCTGGGGACGCTTACTCCTGTGCCAGTAGCACTGCCTCCCTGAAGGACAGAGCGGCCCG AACTGCAAAGCAGCGCAGAAGTGCAAGCAAGCCGGCTTTTAGTGTCCACCACGCCTCCAGGCAGGTCGTGTCCTCGGCCGTGGGCCAGGGCGGCGCCGGCTCGCTGTCAGGTGCGGCCTGTGTGCGGCCTTCTGTGCTGGATGAGTCTCTGATCCGTGAGCAAACCAAAGTGGACCACTTCTGGG gtcTTGACGATGACGGAGATCTCAAAG GGGGAAATAAAGCTGCCGCTCAGGGAAATGGGGATCTGGCAGCAGAAACTTTCAGGAGCAACGGCTACACCTGCAGAGACTGCATCCTGCTCTCTGAGCGCAAGGACACGCTCACGGCACGCTCCACTGCCCACGGACTGTCGTCGCGAACATACTCGAGGGACGAGAGTCAGAAACgtgagtctgtctctctcaaaggtTAG